The window ACACCAGTACAAGGCGAAGGTGCGGCAAATAAAATTGCGCAAGCAATTGCTACCGCCTCGGCGCGTGAAGAATGTGATGTGCTGCTGGTCTGTCGCGGCGGCGGAAGTATTGAGGACTTATGGGCATTTAATGAAGAAATCGTGGCGCGCACAATCAGCCATTGCGCGATGCCTGTAATCAGCGGCGTGGGCCATGAAACTGACTTCACCATTGCCGATTTTGCCGCCGATGTACGTGCGGCTACTCCTACGGCAGCGGCTGAATTAGCGGCAGCACCGCGTGAAGACTGGCTGGAAACGCTGCTGCAATACCGCATCCATCTGCAAAGGGGAATGCAAAGACAACTGGCGAATCAAAACCAGAATGTCGATTGGCTGACACGGCGTTTAGTGAGTCCGATCAACGCCATCAAAGCGAAAAAATTAGCTCTCGAAAGTGCTGTGCAACGTCTCAAATTTGCCAGTGCAATCCCACGCCAGCAGGCCCATGCCAGTTGGCATCAATTACGAACCCGGCTTCAAGGCAATCGGCCAGACATGCAGGCATATCGGGCCAATTTGCAAGAATCACAACGCAGGTTGAGCACCACTTTTAAGCATCAGACGGGTACTCAAAGAGTAGCGCTGGCGGGCTTAAAAGCGCAGCTAGAAATGCTCAATCCACAAAGAACACTGGAGCGCGGCTACGCTATTTTGAGTGACCGTAAAGGCAAACTAATACGCTCTGGTAAGGACTTGCATCCGAATAGCCAGATTACAGTGCGATTGGCTGACGGGACGACTGAGATCAGCGTGAATGGCGTGCAACCAAGTCTGGATTAATTTTTAACCCAGATTTTCCATTGGAACAGCGACAAGTGTGCCTTTGGCGAACTGACTGGCTAGACGCGACGACAACGCAAGCTGCATCTTGCTAGGAGGAGCGACAACGCCAGGCAGTTCGCCAAAGGTGCAATTGTCGCTTTAGCGCTGCCACTCAAATCGCGGTGGTGTTATCCCTCTGAAGACCGCACGCCATCTGCGTTTTTTGCGAAGTGGTAGCGGTCTAATGGAAAATCTGGGTTTAATTGAGCTGATTTATTTATACATCCCCAGCAAACCATATCGACAAAAAAAGGGATGCCAGCGGCATCCCCAAAGTACAGCGGCAAATGGATTTTTCAAATGCCGCCACTACATGATCGTCAAAGCGCACTTTATATCGCGACCATGATTGGTCGCAATATCTCTCGATTACATCGCTTTGTAAAAGTAATAATCTGCTTGATACTTGACCAACTTTTTAGCGCCAACATTGGCAGCAGCACAGCTATCTGATGGCGCAATGCCACCCATCGTATTTAGACGTTGGATATAGCTGATATCAGTCATCGCACCATTACCCATAGATGGATTAGCTTTAACCAATTGCAAAGGAATCGCATTGGCTGCGCCCGGGGTCACCGCCAATTGCTTACCAGTGACTTTGCTACCGTCATTGGCTTCCCAAGTCGGGCCAGCATAATATTTGCCCACCGCTTTACCGCTTTGATCTGACAACACGGCAGT of the Undibacterium sp. 5I1 genome contains:
- a CDS encoding DUF3455 domain-containing protein, coding for MKTSLRLLSGAALISSLAACSSMSSMMKAPDAPAAVAVPAGNKLVMMAVGAGDLTYECRVKAAMPGAYEWVFAGPTAVLSDQSGKAVGKYYAGPTWEANDGSKVTGKQLAVTPGAANAIPLQLVKANPSMGNGAMTDISYIQRLNTMGGIAPSDSCAAANVGAKKLVKYQADYYFYKAM
- the xseA gene encoding exodeoxyribonuclease VII large subunit, which encodes MNPESRTETPILTPSVITVSALNQAVAQLLERNIPLTWVSGEISNFTRATSGHWYFTLKDAQAQVRAVMFRGRSQYADFMPREGDKVEVRALVGLYAPRGDYQINVEAIRRAGVGNLYEAFLQLKAQLAKEGLFDPEHKRPIPHFVKTIGIVSSPQAAALRDVLTTLQRRAPHVNVILYPTPVQGEGAANKIAQAIATASAREECDVLLVCRGGGSIEDLWAFNEEIVARTISHCAMPVISGVGHETDFTIADFAADVRAATPTAAAELAAAPREDWLETLLQYRIHLQRGMQRQLANQNQNVDWLTRRLVSPINAIKAKKLALESAVQRLKFASAIPRQQAHASWHQLRTRLQGNRPDMQAYRANLQESQRRLSTTFKHQTGTQRVALAGLKAQLEMLNPQRTLERGYAILSDRKGKLIRSGKDLHPNSQITVRLADGTTEISVNGVQPSLD